A window of Fundulus heteroclitus isolate FHET01 chromosome 15, MU-UCD_Fhet_4.1, whole genome shotgun sequence contains these coding sequences:
- the dtnba gene encoding dystrobrevin, beta a isoform X1, protein MVMAEVAQRDRERVAPTAEGRHIFVELGEQDFDSICLSTYRTACKLRFIQKRCNLHLIDIYNVIEAVRDAGLNAVELNAGISVTRLENLVSSLFNQLSKRLPTTHIINPQESTVLLVEFILAAVDCEPESRLTVLSVKAMLSILCGGKLVDKLRYVFSQVSDSKGVLVLSKFDSFLREALKVPTALHEGPSFGYTRTVARSCFPQQKRVMLNMFLDIVAEPPECLVWLPLLHRMANVEHVYHPVSCSYCRSNGITGFRYRCLRCRGYQLCQNCFWRGNASGSHSSQHQMKEHSSWKSPAKKFGRALSRTLGCASSRDASRPIYPEEPEKTLNLTNIVPSRPIGNANEAMLLSSSVPESSKSLAAAQRMNEEHALIAAYVNRLQSGPCGVDSPSRQDEEHKLIARYTSRLAETESTGMIPTRSINFDVNKQKRELIAQLECKNREILAEIKRLRAEHDAACQPSPERGSTNPALLAELRQLRQRKDELEQRMSSLQESRRELMVQLEGLMKLLKDEEQRQAAQAAGSSHASPSRPSPSTVRSVGAPSPQAHAHLPQDSLAGVGGDVQEAFAQGPRRNLRNDLLVAADSITNTVSSLVRELHSDEGREEEERLLNGKDRAG, encoded by the exons ATGGTGATGGCGGAAGTGGcccagagagacagagagagggttGCTCCAACAGCAGAGGGGAGGCACATCTTTGTGGAGCTTG GGGAACAGGACTTTGATTCCATTTGTCTCTCTACTTATCGAACCGCCTGCAAGCTCCGATTTATACAGAAGAGATGCAACC TGCATCTGATTGACATTTACAACGTGATCGAGGCGGTGCGGGACGCTGGGCTGAACGCGGTGGAGCTCAACGCTGGCATCTCCGTCACCAGACTGGAGAACCTGGTTTCCTCCTTGTTCAACCAGCTCAGCAAACGTCTTCCCACCACTCACATCATCAACCCGCAAGAGAGCACCGTCCTCCTGGTCGAATTCATACTGGCCGCCGTTGACTG TGAGCCAGAAAGCCGCCTGACGGTCCTCTCTGTGAAGGCGATGCTCTCCATTCTTTGTGGAGGGAAGCTGGTAGATAAACTGCGCT ATGTGTTTTCTCAGGTGTCGGACTCCAAGGGTGTCTTAGTTCTGTCCAAGTTTGACAGTTTTTTGAGAGAGGCTCTCAAGGTGCCCACCGCTCTACACGAAGGACCGTCCTTTGGGTACACGCGGACTGTGGCTCGCTCCTGTTTCCCACAACAG AAACGGGTGATGCTCAACATGTTCCTGGATATTGTAGCTGAGCCTCCTGAGTGTCTCGTCTGGCTGCCTCTGTTGCATCGCATGGCCAACGTGGAGCacg tcTACCATCCAGTTTCCTGCTCCTACTGCCGCAGTAACGGGATCACTGGCTTCCGCTATCGCTGCCTGCGCTGCCGGGGTTATCAGCTCTGCCAGAACTGCTTCTGGCGTGGGAATGCCAGCGGCTCTCACAGCAGCCAGCACCAGATGAAGGAGCACTCCTCTTGG AAGTCACCAGCGAAGAAGTTTGGTCGAGCCCTGAGCAGGACTTTGGGCTGTGCATCTTCAAGAGACGCCTCCCGCCCAATTTACCCTGAGGAGCCCGAGAAGACCCTGAACCTCACCAACATAGT CCCCTCCAGACCGATCGGGAACGCCAATGAGGCCATGTTGCTGTCTTCATCAGTGCCAGAGTCCTCCAAGAG tttggcagcagctcagagaaTGAACGAGGAGCATGCTCTGATTGCAGCGTATGTCAATCGACTGCAGAGCGGCCCCTG tGGCGTAGACAGTCCCAGCAGGCAGGATGAGGAGCACAAACTCATCGCTCGCTACACGTCCCGACTGGCGGAGACGGAGAGCACAGGA ATGATTCCAACAAGGAGCATCAACTTTGACGTGAACAAGCAGAAGCGGGAGCTCATTGCTCAGCTGGAGTGTAAAAACAG AGAGATCTTGGCAGAAATCAAACGTCTTCGTGCAGAGCATGACGCAGCGTGTCAGCCGAGCCCAGAGAGGGGCAGCACCAACCCAGCTCTGCTGGCCGAGCTTCGGCAGCTTCG ACAGAGGAAAGATGAACTGGAGCAGAGGATGTCGTCCCTGcaagagagcaggagagaactgATGGTGCAGCTGGAGGGGCTGATGAAGCTGCTCAAG GACGAGGAACAGCGACAGGCA GCACAGGCGGCCGGTTCTTCTCACGCCTCCCCGTCTCGACCGAGCCCCTCAACCGTCCGCTCCGTAGGCGCTCCGTCTCCTCAGGCTCACGCGCACCTGCCTCAGGACTCCCTCGCTGGGGTCGGCGGAGATGTTCAGGAGGCCTTTGCTCAAG gccCGAGAAGAAACCTGAGAAACGACCTTCTGGTAGCAGCCGACTCCATCACCAACACCGTGTCGTCGCTGGTCAGAGAGCTCCACTCTG ACGAAGGtcgagaggaagaggagaggttGCTGAATGGGAAGGACAGAG
- the dtnba gene encoding dystrobrevin, beta a isoform X2 — MVMAEVAQRDRERVAPTAEGRHIFVELGEQDFDSICLSTYRTACKLRFIQKRCNLHLIDIYNVIEAVRDAGLNAVELNAGISVTRLENLVSSLFNQLSKRLPTTHIINPQESTVLLVEFILAAVDCEPESRLTVLSVKAMLSILCGGKLVDKLRYVFSQVSDSKGVLVLSKFDSFLREALKVPTALHEGPSFGYTRTVARSCFPQQKRVMLNMFLDIVAEPPECLVWLPLLHRMANVEHVYHPVSCSYCRSNGITGFRYRCLRCRGYQLCQNCFWRGNASGSHSSQHQMKEHSSWKSPAKKFGRALSRTLGCASSRDASRPIYPEEPEKTLNLTNIVPSRPIGNANEAMLLSSSVPESSKSLAAAQRMNEEHALIAAYVNRLQSGPCGVDSPSRQDEEHKLIARYTSRLAETESTGMIPTRSINFDVNKQKRELIAQLECKNREILAEIKRLRAEHDAACQPSPERGSTNPALLAELRQLRQRKDELEQRMSSLQESRRELMVQLEGLMKLLKDEEQRQAAQAAGSSHASPSRPSPSTVRSVGAPSPQAHAHLPQDSLAGVGGDVQEAFAQGPRRNLRNDLLVAADSITNTVSSLVRELHSDEGREEEERLLNGKDRG; from the exons ATGGTGATGGCGGAAGTGGcccagagagacagagagagggttGCTCCAACAGCAGAGGGGAGGCACATCTTTGTGGAGCTTG GGGAACAGGACTTTGATTCCATTTGTCTCTCTACTTATCGAACCGCCTGCAAGCTCCGATTTATACAGAAGAGATGCAACC TGCATCTGATTGACATTTACAACGTGATCGAGGCGGTGCGGGACGCTGGGCTGAACGCGGTGGAGCTCAACGCTGGCATCTCCGTCACCAGACTGGAGAACCTGGTTTCCTCCTTGTTCAACCAGCTCAGCAAACGTCTTCCCACCACTCACATCATCAACCCGCAAGAGAGCACCGTCCTCCTGGTCGAATTCATACTGGCCGCCGTTGACTG TGAGCCAGAAAGCCGCCTGACGGTCCTCTCTGTGAAGGCGATGCTCTCCATTCTTTGTGGAGGGAAGCTGGTAGATAAACTGCGCT ATGTGTTTTCTCAGGTGTCGGACTCCAAGGGTGTCTTAGTTCTGTCCAAGTTTGACAGTTTTTTGAGAGAGGCTCTCAAGGTGCCCACCGCTCTACACGAAGGACCGTCCTTTGGGTACACGCGGACTGTGGCTCGCTCCTGTTTCCCACAACAG AAACGGGTGATGCTCAACATGTTCCTGGATATTGTAGCTGAGCCTCCTGAGTGTCTCGTCTGGCTGCCTCTGTTGCATCGCATGGCCAACGTGGAGCacg tcTACCATCCAGTTTCCTGCTCCTACTGCCGCAGTAACGGGATCACTGGCTTCCGCTATCGCTGCCTGCGCTGCCGGGGTTATCAGCTCTGCCAGAACTGCTTCTGGCGTGGGAATGCCAGCGGCTCTCACAGCAGCCAGCACCAGATGAAGGAGCACTCCTCTTGG AAGTCACCAGCGAAGAAGTTTGGTCGAGCCCTGAGCAGGACTTTGGGCTGTGCATCTTCAAGAGACGCCTCCCGCCCAATTTACCCTGAGGAGCCCGAGAAGACCCTGAACCTCACCAACATAGT CCCCTCCAGACCGATCGGGAACGCCAATGAGGCCATGTTGCTGTCTTCATCAGTGCCAGAGTCCTCCAAGAG tttggcagcagctcagagaaTGAACGAGGAGCATGCTCTGATTGCAGCGTATGTCAATCGACTGCAGAGCGGCCCCTG tGGCGTAGACAGTCCCAGCAGGCAGGATGAGGAGCACAAACTCATCGCTCGCTACACGTCCCGACTGGCGGAGACGGAGAGCACAGGA ATGATTCCAACAAGGAGCATCAACTTTGACGTGAACAAGCAGAAGCGGGAGCTCATTGCTCAGCTGGAGTGTAAAAACAG AGAGATCTTGGCAGAAATCAAACGTCTTCGTGCAGAGCATGACGCAGCGTGTCAGCCGAGCCCAGAGAGGGGCAGCACCAACCCAGCTCTGCTGGCCGAGCTTCGGCAGCTTCG ACAGAGGAAAGATGAACTGGAGCAGAGGATGTCGTCCCTGcaagagagcaggagagaactgATGGTGCAGCTGGAGGGGCTGATGAAGCTGCTCAAG GACGAGGAACAGCGACAGGCA GCACAGGCGGCCGGTTCTTCTCACGCCTCCCCGTCTCGACCGAGCCCCTCAACCGTCCGCTCCGTAGGCGCTCCGTCTCCTCAGGCTCACGCGCACCTGCCTCAGGACTCCCTCGCTGGGGTCGGCGGAGATGTTCAGGAGGCCTTTGCTCAAG gccCGAGAAGAAACCTGAGAAACGACCTTCTGGTAGCAGCCGACTCCATCACCAACACCGTGTCGTCGCTGGTCAGAGAGCTCCACTCTG ACGAAGGtcgagaggaagaggagaggttGCTGAATGGGAAGGACAGAG
- the dtnba gene encoding dystrobrevin, beta a isoform X3, which translates to MVMAEVAQRDRERVAPTAEGRHIFVELGEQDFDSICLSTYRTACKLRFIQKRCNLHLIDIYNVIEAVRDAGLNAVELNAGISVTRLENLVSSLFNQLSKRLPTTHIINPQESTVLLVEFILAAVDCEPESRLTVLSVKAMLSILCGGKLVDKLRYVFSQVSDSKGVLVLSKFDSFLREALKVPTALHEGPSFGYTRTVARSCFPQQKRVMLNMFLDIVAEPPECLVWLPLLHRMANVEHVYHPVSCSYCRSNGITGFRYRCLRCRGYQLCQNCFWRGNASGSHSSQHQMKEHSSWKSPAKKFGRALSRTLGCASSRDASRPIYPEEPEKTLNLTNIVPSRPIGNANEAMLLSSSVPESSKSLAAAQRMNEEHALIAAYVNRLQSGPCGVDSPSRQDEEHKLIARYTSRLAETESTGMIPTRSINFDVNKQKRELIAQLECKNREILAEIKRLRAEHDAACQPSPERGSTNPALLAELRQLRQRKDELEQRMSSLQESRRELMVQLEGLMKLLKAQAAGSSHASPSRPSPSTVRSVGAPSPQAHAHLPQDSLAGVGGDVQEAFAQGPRRNLRNDLLVAADSITNTVSSLVRELHSDEGREEEERLLNGKDRAG; encoded by the exons ATGGTGATGGCGGAAGTGGcccagagagacagagagagggttGCTCCAACAGCAGAGGGGAGGCACATCTTTGTGGAGCTTG GGGAACAGGACTTTGATTCCATTTGTCTCTCTACTTATCGAACCGCCTGCAAGCTCCGATTTATACAGAAGAGATGCAACC TGCATCTGATTGACATTTACAACGTGATCGAGGCGGTGCGGGACGCTGGGCTGAACGCGGTGGAGCTCAACGCTGGCATCTCCGTCACCAGACTGGAGAACCTGGTTTCCTCCTTGTTCAACCAGCTCAGCAAACGTCTTCCCACCACTCACATCATCAACCCGCAAGAGAGCACCGTCCTCCTGGTCGAATTCATACTGGCCGCCGTTGACTG TGAGCCAGAAAGCCGCCTGACGGTCCTCTCTGTGAAGGCGATGCTCTCCATTCTTTGTGGAGGGAAGCTGGTAGATAAACTGCGCT ATGTGTTTTCTCAGGTGTCGGACTCCAAGGGTGTCTTAGTTCTGTCCAAGTTTGACAGTTTTTTGAGAGAGGCTCTCAAGGTGCCCACCGCTCTACACGAAGGACCGTCCTTTGGGTACACGCGGACTGTGGCTCGCTCCTGTTTCCCACAACAG AAACGGGTGATGCTCAACATGTTCCTGGATATTGTAGCTGAGCCTCCTGAGTGTCTCGTCTGGCTGCCTCTGTTGCATCGCATGGCCAACGTGGAGCacg tcTACCATCCAGTTTCCTGCTCCTACTGCCGCAGTAACGGGATCACTGGCTTCCGCTATCGCTGCCTGCGCTGCCGGGGTTATCAGCTCTGCCAGAACTGCTTCTGGCGTGGGAATGCCAGCGGCTCTCACAGCAGCCAGCACCAGATGAAGGAGCACTCCTCTTGG AAGTCACCAGCGAAGAAGTTTGGTCGAGCCCTGAGCAGGACTTTGGGCTGTGCATCTTCAAGAGACGCCTCCCGCCCAATTTACCCTGAGGAGCCCGAGAAGACCCTGAACCTCACCAACATAGT CCCCTCCAGACCGATCGGGAACGCCAATGAGGCCATGTTGCTGTCTTCATCAGTGCCAGAGTCCTCCAAGAG tttggcagcagctcagagaaTGAACGAGGAGCATGCTCTGATTGCAGCGTATGTCAATCGACTGCAGAGCGGCCCCTG tGGCGTAGACAGTCCCAGCAGGCAGGATGAGGAGCACAAACTCATCGCTCGCTACACGTCCCGACTGGCGGAGACGGAGAGCACAGGA ATGATTCCAACAAGGAGCATCAACTTTGACGTGAACAAGCAGAAGCGGGAGCTCATTGCTCAGCTGGAGTGTAAAAACAG AGAGATCTTGGCAGAAATCAAACGTCTTCGTGCAGAGCATGACGCAGCGTGTCAGCCGAGCCCAGAGAGGGGCAGCACCAACCCAGCTCTGCTGGCCGAGCTTCGGCAGCTTCG ACAGAGGAAAGATGAACTGGAGCAGAGGATGTCGTCCCTGcaagagagcaggagagaactgATGGTGCAGCTGGAGGGGCTGATGAAGCTGCTCAAG GCACAGGCGGCCGGTTCTTCTCACGCCTCCCCGTCTCGACCGAGCCCCTCAACCGTCCGCTCCGTAGGCGCTCCGTCTCCTCAGGCTCACGCGCACCTGCCTCAGGACTCCCTCGCTGGGGTCGGCGGAGATGTTCAGGAGGCCTTTGCTCAAG gccCGAGAAGAAACCTGAGAAACGACCTTCTGGTAGCAGCCGACTCCATCACCAACACCGTGTCGTCGCTGGTCAGAGAGCTCCACTCTG ACGAAGGtcgagaggaagaggagaggttGCTGAATGGGAAGGACAGAG